A stretch of the Candidatus Jettenia sp. AMX2 genome encodes the following:
- a CDS encoding 3'-5' exonuclease, with protein sequence MLWIALIIAVVVLAYYFLRRKPQKADISLLPEHFVVVDIETTGLDPDKHEIIEIGAVKVNRDSNVHTTLSALVKPNKKVSKKITELTGITDEMLDRDGEGIESAMNGFLEFIGDHRLVYHNAPFDHTFLTKAASLVGRKIENPVSCALDMSRRAWPGLKSYKLASLAGMGGLDTNGNHRALKDCELTMTVYAAAATKLGRIS encoded by the coding sequence ATGTTATGGATAGCTCTAATAATCGCGGTGGTTGTTCTCGCGTATTACTTTTTGCGCCGTAAACCACAAAAGGCCGACATATCGCTCTTACCTGAACATTTTGTTGTTGTAGACATTGAAACAACTGGCTTAGATCCAGATAAACACGAAATCATTGAAATAGGTGCGGTCAAAGTCAACCGTGACTCTAATGTTCATACAACCCTATCTGCTCTCGTCAAACCGAACAAGAAGGTTTCAAAGAAAATTACCGAATTAACGGGCATCACCGATGAAATGTTAGACCGAGATGGTGAGGGAATAGAATCCGCTATGAATGGATTTCTGGAATTCATCGGTGATCATCGCTTGGTTTACCACAACGCGCCATTTGACCATACCTTTCTCACAAAGGCTGCGAGTCTCGTCGGAAGAAAGATCGAAAACCCAGTCTCTTGTGCCCTAGATATGTCGCGCCGTGCCTGGCCAGGGCTAAAGAGTTACAAGTTGGCAAGTCTTGCCGGAATGGGCGGGCTAGATACAAATGGAAATCACCGGGCGCTCAAAGACTGCGAGCTTACGATGACCGTCTATGCTGCGGCAGCCACAAAGCTAGGGCGCATTAGCTAA
- a CDS encoding cobalamin B12-binding domain-containing protein, which yields MEIQQCRGRVLIGKLGLDGHDRGAKIIARSLRDDGFEVIYTGIRRTPEEIVSIAIQEDVDVIGLSLLSGSHNELFPAVLKALHQAKGGDIPVVGGGVIPHGDILYLKEAGIYEIFTPGTPIQTILNVFRKLAEEHRQKKHTIA from the coding sequence ATGGAAATACAGCAATGCAGGGGCAGGGTTCTGATTGGTAAACTGGGATTGGACGGGCATGACCGGGGGGCCAAGATTATTGCAAGAAGCCTGCGTGATGATGGATTTGAAGTCATTTATACCGGGATACGGAGAACCCCCGAAGAGATTGTATCAATTGCAATTCAGGAAGATGTGGATGTTATTGGTTTATCGCTTCTTTCGGGTTCACATAATGAGCTTTTCCCGGCAGTCTTAAAAGCGCTGCATCAGGCAAAGGGTGGGGATATTCCGGTGGTCGGTGGTGGCGTTATTCCGCATGGGGACATTCTTTATTTAAAAGAAGCAGGCATTTACGAGATATTTACTCCTGGCACACCTATCCAGACAATCCTTAACGTATTTAGAAAGCTTGCTGAAGAGCATCGCCAAAAAAAGCATACTATTGCATGA
- a CDS encoding methylmalonyl-CoA mutase family protein, which yields MDKHPALVKWEETVLKNFSERTPERAKEFRTSSGLLTERLALPEVIDDKYLDESNFPGQYPFTRGVYPTMYRGRLWTMRQYAGFATAEDSNKRYRYLLEQGTTGLSVAFDLPTQVGYDSDHRMSRGEAGRSGVAIDTLADMECLFTSIPLDKVSTSMTINAPAAVLLAMYVAVAEKQGINYDQLKGTIQNDILKEYIARGTYIFPPRPSLRLTTDIIEWCSKETPQFNTISISGYHIREAGSTAVQEVAFTLANGCAYVQAVIDAGLDVDTFAPRMAFFFASSSDFLEEIAKFRAARRLWAKLMKERFRARKPQSQMLRFHTQTSGSTLTAQQTDNNIVRVALQALAAVFGGTQSLHTNSCDEALSLPTEDSVRLALRTQQIIAYESGVCNTVDPLGGSYYIEDLTERIEREAVALIGKIDQAGGMVAAIESGMVQHQIADAAYEYQRQIETGERFIVGVNRFQTQEPAPPPAFRIDMSGEENQIKRLIEVRTKRDNLKVKKTLTDLKEAAQGEENLMPFILESVRSYASLGEICDVLRGVFGVYEERRGMV from the coding sequence GTGGACAAACATCCTGCATTGGTAAAATGGGAGGAAACGGTTCTGAAAAATTTTTCGGAACGCACCCCTGAGCGGGCAAAGGAATTCAGGACATCTTCCGGCCTTCTGACGGAGCGTCTTGCCTTACCGGAGGTCATTGATGATAAATATCTTGATGAAAGTAATTTTCCGGGACAATATCCCTTTACCCGGGGTGTTTATCCTACCATGTATCGCGGCCGTCTCTGGACGATGAGGCAATATGCAGGTTTCGCTACCGCTGAAGATTCCAACAAAAGATACCGTTATTTGCTGGAACAGGGAACAACAGGTCTTTCTGTGGCCTTTGATCTGCCGACACAAGTTGGATATGATTCGGATCATAGAATGAGCCGTGGAGAAGCAGGCAGATCGGGTGTGGCTATCGATACTCTGGCAGACATGGAATGCCTGTTTACAAGCATTCCGCTGGATAAAGTATCCACCTCTATGACAATCAATGCCCCTGCGGCTGTACTTCTTGCAATGTATGTTGCCGTAGCAGAAAAGCAGGGCATTAATTACGATCAGCTGAAGGGGACAATTCAAAACGATATCCTCAAAGAGTATATTGCACGCGGGACATATATCTTCCCTCCAAGGCCAAGTTTGCGGTTAACAACGGATATTATCGAATGGTGCAGCAAAGAAACCCCGCAATTCAATACAATATCAATTTCCGGTTACCATATACGTGAAGCCGGTTCAACAGCGGTTCAGGAAGTTGCTTTTACCCTGGCAAACGGATGCGCCTATGTACAGGCTGTTATTGATGCTGGTTTGGATGTTGATACCTTTGCTCCACGCATGGCATTTTTCTTTGCCTCATCTTCTGATTTTTTAGAAGAGATAGCAAAGTTCCGGGCAGCCCGGCGACTCTGGGCTAAGTTAATGAAAGAACGGTTCCGGGCCAGGAAACCTCAAAGCCAGATGCTCCGTTTCCATACCCAGACATCCGGCTCGACACTGACTGCACAGCAGACTGACAATAATATTGTCCGGGTTGCGTTGCAAGCGCTTGCTGCAGTATTTGGAGGGACACAATCATTACATACCAATTCCTGTGATGAAGCGCTCTCTCTTCCCACAGAGGATTCTGTCCGTTTGGCCTTGCGTACCCAGCAGATTATTGCATATGAATCAGGTGTGTGCAATACCGTTGATCCGCTCGGGGGGTCTTATTATATTGAAGATCTTACGGAACGCATCGAGCGTGAAGCCGTTGCGTTAATCGGGAAAATAGATCAGGCAGGGGGTATGGTTGCGGCAATAGAATCAGGCATGGTTCAACATCAGATTGCAGATGCGGCATACGAATATCAACGGCAGATTGAGACGGGAGAACGTTTTATTGTGGGTGTTAACCGTTTCCAAACCCAGGAACCGGCTCCCCCGCCTGCCTTTCGAATTGATATGTCCGGAGAAGAAAACCAGATAAAAAGGTTAATTGAAGTAAGGACAAAGCGGGATAATCTGAAGGTGAAGAAGACACTGACTGACCTGAAAGAAGCGGCACAGGGAGAAGAAAACCTGATGCCTTTTATCCTGGAGTCCGTCCGCAGTTATGCGTCTCTGGGAGAGATTTGTGATGTGCTGCGCGGTGTGTTTGGTGTGTATGAAGAAAGAAGAGGTATGGTATGA
- a CDS encoding TonB-dependent receptor, translating into MKLIQTFCLSTVIFLIIQTEVIFTKPVFANADEEWLAKIVSVQGDVQARKKDTMQWEPVTLSDAYYSGDTIRVLENSRACIVLSNESVIRLDQNTTVTFIGIEEKQTSFLDMLTGVLYFISRTPRALKVTTPFVDGTVKGTEFLIVVTEDETILTLFEGQVLTENQTGSLLLSSGQSAIARDGQAPVPYVIVRPGDAVQWALYYPPIIDFRPEDFPGDEDWQVMVRESIQHYWKGDLLKAFSSIERIPEDVRDTSFFNYRAALLLSVGRVHEALSYIEKTLNLDPEDGHAIALQSIIALVQNEKERGLELAQKAADADPVSAVPMVALSYAHQAGFNLEEAVANVRKAVEIDPENGLAWARLAELLLSLRYTGKAIEAANKAVALNPDLAGTHIVSGFVSLIQVKMQESFQSFEKAIELDQANPLARLGLGLAKIRRGKIKEGRREVEIAVGLDPHQSIIRSYLGKSYYEEKRSKLAGDQFTIAKELDPLDPTPFFYDAIRKQTENRPVEALQDLQKSIELNDNRALYRSRLLLDSDLAARSASLARIYTDLGYQQLALVEGWKSVNIDPGNYSAHRFLADSYSALPRHEIARVSQLLQSQLLQPVNITPVQPQLAESNLFILEGSGPTDLSFTEFNPLFLRNRFGLQASGVAGGNATLGSEIIHSGVYDRLSYSVGHFHYETDGFRENNDQEIDIYNLFTQFSISHKTSIQAEFRYLDRERGDLPLRFNPDNFISTFRQEEITRSARFGLHYAFTPHSSLITSFTYQKKDFTTRFSEVIDFESDEEAKGFTGEIQHIFRTDQFSIISGAGHHNADVEEVQTITFPPFLLIPPISTERDIDTRHTNLYVYSQLYYPDTVTWTLGGSADFFNTNFDPGEIDRDQFNPKFGVIWNVFSKTTVRAALFRTLKRSLISNQTIEPTQVAGFNQFFDDPTGTDAWRYGVAADQKFSQTLYGGVEYSRRKLDVPFRAIDTIDSADWKERLSRAYLYWTPHPWLVTSAEFFYERFERDEEAVGVERLTRSRIFRFPLGVSFFHPSGFTTRLKATFVDQEGKFVEFPDEVPGEDQFWLFDAAVGYRLPRRWGFISVEAKNLFDKKFRFQDTDPASPLIIPERLILARVTLSF; encoded by the coding sequence ATGAAGTTAATTCAAACTTTTTGTTTAAGCACAGTCATATTCTTAATTATACAAACGGAGGTCATATTCACGAAGCCTGTTTTCGCAAATGCCGATGAGGAATGGCTCGCTAAAATCGTGTCGGTGCAGGGAGATGTACAAGCCAGAAAAAAAGATACCATGCAGTGGGAGCCTGTTACCTTATCTGATGCCTACTATTCCGGTGATACAATCCGGGTACTGGAAAACAGCCGGGCCTGTATTGTTCTGAGTAACGAGTCAGTTATCCGCCTTGATCAAAATACTACCGTAACCTTTATCGGCATAGAAGAGAAACAAACCTCTTTCCTGGACATGCTCACCGGGGTATTATACTTCATCAGCCGTACACCCCGTGCTTTAAAAGTCACGACACCTTTCGTAGATGGTACCGTAAAAGGTACGGAATTCCTGATTGTAGTTACAGAAGATGAAACCATACTTACCCTGTTTGAAGGTCAGGTATTAACGGAAAATCAGACAGGCTCCCTCTTACTGAGCAGTGGTCAGTCGGCAATTGCCAGGGACGGGCAGGCGCCTGTGCCGTATGTTATCGTACGTCCCGGAGATGCAGTACAATGGGCGCTGTATTATCCGCCAATTATCGATTTCCGGCCGGAAGACTTTCCGGGTGACGAGGATTGGCAGGTAATGGTTCGGGAGTCCATTCAGCATTATTGGAAGGGGGATTTGTTAAAGGCATTTTCCAGCATCGAAAGAATACCAGAAGATGTCCGTGATACAAGTTTTTTTAACTATCGGGCGGCATTACTGCTTTCTGTTGGAAGGGTGCATGAAGCGCTTTCGTATATCGAAAAGACATTGAACCTCGATCCGGAAGACGGTCATGCAATTGCCCTTCAGTCAATTATCGCTCTTGTGCAGAACGAGAAAGAGAGGGGTCTGGAACTTGCGCAGAAAGCCGCAGATGCAGATCCCGTTTCTGCTGTGCCAATGGTTGCCCTTTCTTACGCCCACCAGGCAGGTTTTAACCTTGAAGAAGCTGTGGCAAACGTACGGAAGGCTGTTGAGATTGATCCTGAAAACGGATTGGCATGGGCACGGCTCGCTGAACTCCTGCTGTCACTGCGGTATACCGGTAAGGCCATTGAAGCTGCAAACAAGGCTGTGGCATTGAATCCTGATCTGGCAGGCACCCATATTGTTTCAGGATTCGTTTCCCTGATTCAGGTTAAGATGCAGGAGTCTTTTCAATCTTTTGAAAAGGCGATTGAACTGGATCAGGCAAACCCTCTTGCACGGCTGGGTCTGGGTCTTGCAAAGATACGGCGGGGGAAGATAAAAGAAGGACGCAGGGAGGTTGAGATAGCAGTTGGTCTTGATCCTCATCAGTCAATTATCAGGAGTTACCTGGGGAAGTCCTACTATGAGGAAAAACGCAGTAAGCTGGCAGGGGATCAGTTTACGATAGCGAAAGAGCTTGACCCCCTTGACCCCACACCCTTTTTTTATGATGCAATCCGGAAACAAACCGAAAACCGTCCGGTTGAGGCACTGCAGGATTTGCAAAAATCGATCGAATTAAACGACAACCGGGCCTTGTACCGGTCCCGCCTGCTGCTTGATAGTGATCTGGCAGCGCGAAGCGCAAGCCTTGCCCGGATTTATACAGACCTGGGATATCAGCAACTTGCCTTGGTAGAAGGCTGGAAATCAGTTAATATTGATCCAGGCAACTATTCTGCTCACCGGTTCCTTGCCGATTCTTACTCTGCGCTGCCGCGCCATGAGATTGCAAGGGTAAGCCAGCTCCTGCAGTCTCAGTTATTACAACCTGTTAACATAACCCCCGTTCAGCCTCAGCTTGCAGAAAGTAATCTGTTTATCCTTGAAGGGTCCGGTCCGACTGACCTTTCTTTTACCGAGTTCAACCCCCTTTTTCTCAGAAACCGGTTTGGATTGCAGGCGAGTGGTGTTGCGGGTGGGAACGCCACCCTGGGATCTGAGATTATCCATTCAGGCGTATACGACAGACTGTCTTACAGTGTTGGTCATTTTCATTATGAGACTGACGGATTTCGGGAGAATAATGATCAGGAAATTGATATTTACAATCTTTTTACCCAGTTTAGCATTTCACACAAGACGAGTATTCAGGCAGAGTTTCGTTATCTTGACAGAGAAAGGGGTGATCTGCCGCTCAGGTTTAATCCGGACAATTTTATAAGTACCTTCAGGCAGGAGGAAATAACACGGTCTGCCCGTTTCGGCTTGCATTACGCCTTCACACCCCATTCCAGTCTTATTACCTCTTTTACTTACCAGAAGAAGGATTTTACCACAAGATTTTCAGAGGTTATTGACTTTGAATCCGACGAGGAAGCGAAAGGTTTTACCGGCGAGATCCAACATATATTCCGCACGGATCAATTCAGCATTATCAGCGGGGCAGGGCACCATAACGCAGATGTTGAAGAGGTACAAACCATCACGTTTCCACCATTTCTTCTCATTCCACCGATTTCTACAGAAAGAGACATCGATACCCGTCATACCAACCTTTATGTGTATTCGCAACTTTATTATCCCGATACGGTGACCTGGACACTTGGGGGAAGCGCTGATTTTTTTAATACAAACTTTGATCCCGGAGAGATAGATCGTGATCAGTTTAATCCAAAGTTTGGGGTGATATGGAATGTATTTTCTAAAACAACCGTGCGTGCTGCCTTGTTCAGGACCTTAAAAAGGTCGCTGATATCGAATCAGACCATAGAACCCACCCAGGTAGCGGGTTTTAATCAATTCTTTGATGACCCTACAGGGACGGATGCCTGGCGTTATGGAGTTGCTGCCGATCAAAAATTTTCCCAAACCCTGTATGGAGGAGTAGAATATTCCAGAAGAAAACTGGATGTGCCTTTTAGGGCAATAGATACCATTGATAGTGCTGACTGGAAGGAGCGCCTGTCCCGGGCCTACCTTTACTGGACACCGCATCCATGGCTGGTAACAAGCGCAGAGTTTTTCTATGAGCGGTTTGAACGGGATGAAGAAGCTGTGGGCGTGGAACGGTTAACCAGGAGCAGAATCTTCCGGTTTCCTTTAGGGGTCAGTTTCTTTCACCCTTCTGGTTTTACTACGAGATTGAAGGCGACCTTTGTAGACCAGGAGGGGAAATTTGTAGAATTTCCAGATGAGGTACCGGGGGAAGATCAGTTTTGGTTATTTGATGCCGCCGTTGGTTACCGCTTACCCAGACGATGGGGATTTATCTCTGTTGAGGCGAAAAACCTGTTCGATAAAAAATTCAGATTCCAGGATACGGATCCTGCAAGCCCTTTGATCATTCCGGAACGCCTGATACTTGCCAGGGTCACCTTGTCATTCTAG
- the mce gene encoding methylmalonyl-CoA epimerase, which produces MIRKIDHFGIAVHSLKEAIDYYEKVLGLICSGREEIPSQKVRTAFFPVGDIHLELLEPTSADSPVAKFLEKRGEGLHHIAFETDDITGQLQKASEAGCHLLNEIPFEGARGKLSAFLHPKSTHGVLTELCMIKNKNSHTM; this is translated from the coding sequence ATGATCCGGAAAATTGATCATTTTGGGATTGCTGTGCATTCACTTAAAGAGGCGATTGATTATTATGAAAAGGTTTTGGGGTTGATATGCAGTGGCAGGGAGGAAATACCATCCCAAAAGGTGCGGACAGCTTTTTTTCCGGTAGGCGATATCCATCTTGAACTCCTTGAGCCGACCTCCGCGGATAGTCCTGTTGCGAAATTCCTTGAGAAAAGAGGAGAGGGGCTGCATCATATTGCCTTTGAGACAGACGACATTACAGGGCAGTTGCAGAAGGCAAGTGAGGCGGGTTGCCATCTGCTGAACGAAATCCCTTTTGAAGGGGCGCGTGGAAAACTGTCTGCTTTTCTTCATCCGAAATCAACCCACGGTGTTCTTACGGAACTGTGTATGATAAAAAATAAAAATTCCCATACAATGTGA
- a CDS encoding GTP-binding protein yields MNEIHEILQGICAKDPRALGRAISIIEEGDRRAEALLQGIDEKSVLSTTIIGVTGSPGVGKSTLINQLISYYRKQKCRIGIVAIDPSSPVTRGAFLGDRIRMMGHVLDQDVVIRSMAARGRLGGLCAAAGAAVRIMAYSGCNPVIVETAGVGQAEAEIVNLADVTVLVLAPGMGDDIQVMKAGLIEIADIIVINKADLPGVDALMMEIESVTRERDCLVCRTIATDATGIEQLAIIIRNIDQKKRRDGQFVLHRQKVWESEVLNWAMEMMRGRLMECIRSQTEKIKGDPRVIARTLIEEIWPS; encoded by the coding sequence ATGAATGAGATTCATGAGATTTTACAGGGAATCTGTGCCAAAGACCCGCGTGCACTCGGACGGGCCATTTCCATTATAGAAGAGGGAGACCGGAGGGCTGAAGCGCTCTTACAAGGTATCGATGAAAAAAGTGTTCTGTCAACGACTATTATAGGGGTAACCGGCTCACCGGGTGTTGGAAAATCAACCTTGATTAACCAGTTGATCTCATATTACCGCAAACAGAAATGCCGTATCGGAATTGTGGCCATTGATCCCTCCTCTCCGGTAACAAGAGGCGCTTTTTTAGGAGACCGCATCCGGATGATGGGACATGTCCTGGACCAGGATGTTGTGATACGTTCGATGGCGGCACGGGGAAGATTAGGAGGATTATGCGCTGCTGCGGGTGCTGCCGTGAGAATTATGGCGTATTCAGGATGTAATCCGGTTATTGTTGAAACGGCTGGCGTTGGACAGGCAGAGGCCGAGATTGTAAATCTTGCTGACGTCACTGTTCTTGTCCTGGCTCCCGGGATGGGGGATGACATCCAGGTAATGAAGGCAGGGTTGATCGAAATTGCAGATATTATTGTTATTAATAAAGCCGATCTTCCCGGAGTTGATGCCCTGATGATGGAAATAGAATCCGTTACCCGTGAACGGGACTGCCTGGTCTGCCGGACGATCGCTACTGATGCAACTGGAATTGAGCAACTGGCAATAATTATCAGGAATATCGATCAAAAGAAACGGCGAGACGGACAATTTGTCCTGCACCGTCAGAAGGTATGGGAATCAGAGGTATTGAATTGGGCTATGGAAATGATGAGAGGAAGATTGATGGAATGTATACGGTCTCAAACGGAAAAGATCAAAGGGGACCCAAGAGTTATAGCCCGTACGTTAATTGAAGAAATATGGCCTTCGTAA